Proteins encoded together in one Ictidomys tridecemlineatus isolate mIctTri1 chromosome 3, mIctTri1.hap1, whole genome shotgun sequence window:
- the LOC101954897 gene encoding protein Wfdc21, translated as MKLGGCLLLVALIFLSLELQELQAAVRPLQLLGACAELCRGDWDCGPGEHCVSTECGHDCASD; from the exons ATGAAGTTGGGAGGCTGCCTTCTCCTTGTGGCACTCATCTTCCTCAGCCTTGAGTTACAGGAGCTTCAGGCTGCAGTGAGACCATTGCAACTTTTGG GGGCCTGTGCTGAGCTCTGCAGAGGTGACTGGGACTGTGGACCAGGGGAGCACTGTGTCAGCACTGAGTGTGGACATGATTGTGCTTCGGACTAA